A region of Xylocopa sonorina isolate GNS202 chromosome 13, iyXylSono1_principal, whole genome shotgun sequence DNA encodes the following proteins:
- the LOC143430278 gene encoding putative ferric-chelate reductase 1 homolog isoform X1: MKYQMKGTYLILLGVFSMRTLGLPTGAPQSSCEDMMPRHPGAANQESYPPPYQVLPAAGQGRVRLILGSPHGLAYEGFMILARDSDTGEFVGEFANLPDSARIVECTPGVKNAVTHTNTSKKHNLEFDWEAPVDYEGTIVFKSTFAQDYSTYWVGVESPQVNVRKRNIDVLTSSTPITTSRTTTPPYYSPTVDYEPKDVEDPFYDGCGSTKNCFGTPVGCVESKNCIAAVTVLVRGERYLFELQARDSKYVAVGLSDDSKMGDDSVVECANEDGEIALHMSWNSGKQNKRQPMQEGAVQLEASSIKDDVISCKFWREKTTVVRGREYDLVNTPYNLLVAAGKSLRSNGVGYHDTVRDATGAAKLLSDVGGYTTASNVLIRVHGALMLASWIGTASIGMLLARYYRQTWVSSQLCGKDHWFAWHRFFMILTWSMTIAAFVIIFVELAEWSSEVIHASLGLATTILAFIQPFMAAMRPHPGAPRRPLFNWVHWFVGNAAQICGIIALFFAVRLSKAKLPEWVDWILVAYVVFHILTHLILTFVGCASDRQASQRVNSFPMKDMHSRGSMVHPDARQDAPHAGVRKFIFGVYFVVIVLFTAALIVITVLAPIEDTWVNFTTTIKNY, translated from the exons AAATGAAGGGGACGTACCTAATCTTGCTAGGCGTTTTTTCAATGAGAACGCTGGGTTTGCCCACTGGCGCGCCTCAGAGTTCCTGCGAAGATATGATGCCTCGTCATCCAGGAGCTGCGAATCAGGAATCTTATCCTCCACCGTACCAAGTTTTACCAGCTGCAGGACAGGGTAGAGTCCGCTTAATTCTAGGAAGTCCTCATGGTCTTGCCTACGAGGGTTTCATGATACTTGCACGTGACTCCGATACTGGTGAATTTGTCGGGGAGTTCGCAAACTTGCCTGATTCGGCGAGGATCGTCGAGTGCACGCCAGGTGTAAAG AACGCCGTGACTCATACGAACACCAGCAAGAAGCACAATCTCGAGTTCGACTGGGAAGCGCCTGTGGATTACGAGGGCACCATTGTCTTTAA GTCCACGTTCGCGCAGGATTACAGTACGTACTGGGTCGGCGTAGAATCGCCGCAAGTTAACGTTCGTAAGCGAAACATCGACGTATTGACCTCGTCTACCCCGATCACCACTTCGAGAACAACCACACCGCCCTATTACAGCCCGACCGTCGATTACGAG CCGAAAGATGTGGAAGATCCTTTCTACGACGGATGTGGCTCGACGAAGAACTGCTTTGGCACGCCTGTGGGTTGCGTGGAGAGCAAAAATTGCATCGCTGCGGTCACCGTACTCGTTCGTGGAGAACGTTATCTGTTCGAGTTACAAGCGCGTGACAGTAAATATGTTGCAGTTGGCTTATCTGACGATAGCAAGATG GGCGATGACAGCGTTGTCGAGTGTGCGAACGAAGACGGAGAGATTGCATTACACATGTCTTGGAACTCTGGGAAGCAGAATAAACGCCAGCCCATG CAGGAGGGAGCGGTGCAATTGGAGGCGAGCTCCATCAAGGACGACGTGATCTCGTGCAAATTTTGGAGAGAGAAGACCACAGTCGTTCGAGGTCGCGAGTACGATCTGGTCAACACACCATACAACCTCCTGGTCGCCGCTGGCAAAAGCTTAAGGA GTAACGGCGTCGGGTACCATGACACTGTTCGCGACGCGACCGGTGCCGCAAAGTTATTATCCGACGTCGGTGGTTACACAACCGCCAGCAACGTCCTAATTCGTGTCCATGGTGCCCTGATGCTGGCGTCTTGGATCGGGACAGCGTCGATCGGTATGCTTCTCGCCAGATACTACAGGCAGACCTGGGTCAGCTCGCAGTTGTGCGGAAAGGACCATTGGTTCGCC TGGCACAGATTCTTTATGATATTGACATGGTCTATGACGATTGCGGCTTTCGTAATAATATTCGTCGAACTAGCTGAATGGAGTTCCGAGGTGATACACGCGTCCTTGGGCTTAGCTACCACGATCTTAGCCTTTATTCAGCCGTTTATGGCGGCCATGAGGCCACATCCAGGAGCACCTCGGAGGCCACTTTTCAATTGGGTACACTGGTTCGTTGGGAACGCGGCGCAGATTTGTGGCA TAATCGCGCTATTCTTCGCGGTTCGGTTGAGTAAGGCCAAACTGCCGGAGTGGGTCGACTGGATTCTGGTCGCCTACGTGGTATTCCATATTCTAACTCACCTCATCCTGACG TTCGTCGGATGTGCTTCTGACAGACAGGCAAGTCAGAGGGTGAATTCATTTCCGATGAAAGACATGCACTCCCGTGGTTCAATGGTCCATCCGGATGCGAGGCAGGATGCTCCC CACGCCGGAGTAAGGAAATTCATCTTCGGCGTATACTTCGTCGTGATCGTCCTATTCACTGCCGCGCTGATCGTGATCACGGTATTGGCGCCTATAGAGGACACGTGGGTCAACTTCACGACTACTATTAAGAATTATTAA
- the LOC143430278 gene encoding putative ferric-chelate reductase 1 homolog isoform X2, whose product MKGTYLILLGVFSMRTLGLPTGAPQSSCEDMMPRHPGAANQESYPPPYQVLPAAGQGRVRLILGSPHGLAYEGFMILARDSDTGEFVGEFANLPDSARIVECTPGVKNAVTHTNTSKKHNLEFDWEAPVDYEGTIVFKSTFAQDYSTYWVGVESPQVNVRKRNIDVLTSSTPITTSRTTTPPYYSPTVDYEPKDVEDPFYDGCGSTKNCFGTPVGCVESKNCIAAVTVLVRGERYLFELQARDSKYVAVGLSDDSKMGDDSVVECANEDGEIALHMSWNSGKQNKRQPMQEGAVQLEASSIKDDVISCKFWREKTTVVRGREYDLVNTPYNLLVAAGKSLRSNGVGYHDTVRDATGAAKLLSDVGGYTTASNVLIRVHGALMLASWIGTASIGMLLARYYRQTWVSSQLCGKDHWFAWHRFFMILTWSMTIAAFVIIFVELAEWSSEVIHASLGLATTILAFIQPFMAAMRPHPGAPRRPLFNWVHWFVGNAAQICGIIALFFAVRLSKAKLPEWVDWILVAYVVFHILTHLILTFVGCASDRQASQRVNSFPMKDMHSRGSMVHPDARQDAPHAGVRKFIFGVYFVVIVLFTAALIVITVLAPIEDTWVNFTTTIKNY is encoded by the exons ATGAAGGGGACGTACCTAATCTTGCTAGGCGTTTTTTCAATGAGAACGCTGGGTTTGCCCACTGGCGCGCCTCAGAGTTCCTGCGAAGATATGATGCCTCGTCATCCAGGAGCTGCGAATCAGGAATCTTATCCTCCACCGTACCAAGTTTTACCAGCTGCAGGACAGGGTAGAGTCCGCTTAATTCTAGGAAGTCCTCATGGTCTTGCCTACGAGGGTTTCATGATACTTGCACGTGACTCCGATACTGGTGAATTTGTCGGGGAGTTCGCAAACTTGCCTGATTCGGCGAGGATCGTCGAGTGCACGCCAGGTGTAAAG AACGCCGTGACTCATACGAACACCAGCAAGAAGCACAATCTCGAGTTCGACTGGGAAGCGCCTGTGGATTACGAGGGCACCATTGTCTTTAA GTCCACGTTCGCGCAGGATTACAGTACGTACTGGGTCGGCGTAGAATCGCCGCAAGTTAACGTTCGTAAGCGAAACATCGACGTATTGACCTCGTCTACCCCGATCACCACTTCGAGAACAACCACACCGCCCTATTACAGCCCGACCGTCGATTACGAG CCGAAAGATGTGGAAGATCCTTTCTACGACGGATGTGGCTCGACGAAGAACTGCTTTGGCACGCCTGTGGGTTGCGTGGAGAGCAAAAATTGCATCGCTGCGGTCACCGTACTCGTTCGTGGAGAACGTTATCTGTTCGAGTTACAAGCGCGTGACAGTAAATATGTTGCAGTTGGCTTATCTGACGATAGCAAGATG GGCGATGACAGCGTTGTCGAGTGTGCGAACGAAGACGGAGAGATTGCATTACACATGTCTTGGAACTCTGGGAAGCAGAATAAACGCCAGCCCATG CAGGAGGGAGCGGTGCAATTGGAGGCGAGCTCCATCAAGGACGACGTGATCTCGTGCAAATTTTGGAGAGAGAAGACCACAGTCGTTCGAGGTCGCGAGTACGATCTGGTCAACACACCATACAACCTCCTGGTCGCCGCTGGCAAAAGCTTAAGGA GTAACGGCGTCGGGTACCATGACACTGTTCGCGACGCGACCGGTGCCGCAAAGTTATTATCCGACGTCGGTGGTTACACAACCGCCAGCAACGTCCTAATTCGTGTCCATGGTGCCCTGATGCTGGCGTCTTGGATCGGGACAGCGTCGATCGGTATGCTTCTCGCCAGATACTACAGGCAGACCTGGGTCAGCTCGCAGTTGTGCGGAAAGGACCATTGGTTCGCC TGGCACAGATTCTTTATGATATTGACATGGTCTATGACGATTGCGGCTTTCGTAATAATATTCGTCGAACTAGCTGAATGGAGTTCCGAGGTGATACACGCGTCCTTGGGCTTAGCTACCACGATCTTAGCCTTTATTCAGCCGTTTATGGCGGCCATGAGGCCACATCCAGGAGCACCTCGGAGGCCACTTTTCAATTGGGTACACTGGTTCGTTGGGAACGCGGCGCAGATTTGTGGCA TAATCGCGCTATTCTTCGCGGTTCGGTTGAGTAAGGCCAAACTGCCGGAGTGGGTCGACTGGATTCTGGTCGCCTACGTGGTATTCCATATTCTAACTCACCTCATCCTGACG TTCGTCGGATGTGCTTCTGACAGACAGGCAAGTCAGAGGGTGAATTCATTTCCGATGAAAGACATGCACTCCCGTGGTTCAATGGTCCATCCGGATGCGAGGCAGGATGCTCCC CACGCCGGAGTAAGGAAATTCATCTTCGGCGTATACTTCGTCGTGATCGTCCTATTCACTGCCGCGCTGATCGTGATCACGGTATTGGCGCCTATAGAGGACACGTGGGTCAACTTCACGACTACTATTAAGAATTATTAA